From the Musa acuminata AAA Group cultivar baxijiao chromosome BXJ1-2, Cavendish_Baxijiao_AAA, whole genome shotgun sequence genome, one window contains:
- the LOC103972838 gene encoding mitochondrial import receptor subunit TOM20 isoform X1 encodes MELPQNDFDRIVFFEHARKTAEVVYAKNPLDADNLTRWGGALLELSSFQSGSDSIKMVEDAVSKLEEALEVNPSKHDTLWCLGNAHTSHAFYTPDHEAAKVEFDKAAQCFRQAVELDPGNELYLKSLELSNKAPELHQELQRQMASQQASQGATTASSMKTPKKKKDSDLKYDVLGWVILAIGIVVWVGMAKSHVPPPPPR; translated from the exons ATGGAGTTGCCGCAGAACGATTTCGATCGGATCGTCTTCTTTGAGCACGCGCGCAAGACCGCGGAGGTCGTTTACGCCAAGAACCCCCTCGATGCCGAT AATCTCACGAGATGGGGCGGAGCACTTCTTGAACTATCCTCGTTTCAGAGTGGTAGCGACTCCATAAAGATGGTCGAAG ATGCTGTATCGAAACTGGAGGAAGCCTTGGAGGTGAATCCAAGCAAGCATGATACTCTTTGGTGCTTGGGAAACGCCCATACATCTCATGCTTTCTACACACCGGATCACGAGGCTGCTAAGGTTGAATTTGACAAGGCAGCTCAGTGCTTCCGGCAGGCTGTGGAGTTG GATCCTGGGAATGAGCTGTATCTTAAGTCACTGGAATTATCAAACAAG GCACCTGAATTGCATCAAGAACTCCAAAGGCAGATGGCAAGTCAGCAAGCTTCACAAGGAGCAACCACTGCTTCGAGTATGAAG aCTCCCAAGAAGAAAAAAGACAGCGACCTAAAGTATGACGTGCTTGGCTGGGTAATCCTTGCGATTGGTATTGTTGTGTGGGTCGGGATGGCCAAATCTCATGTTCCTCCCCCTCCACCAAGGTAA
- the LOC103972838 gene encoding mitochondrial import receptor subunit TOM20 isoform X2, whose amino-acid sequence MELPQNDFDRIVFFEHARKTAEVVYAKNPLDADNLTRWGGALLELSSFQSGSDSIKMVEDAVSKLEEALEVNPSKHDTLWCLGNAHTSHAFYTPDHEAAKVEFDKAAQCFRQAVELFSCRILGMSCILSHWNYQTRHLNCIKNSKGRWQVSKLHKEQPLLRV is encoded by the exons ATGGAGTTGCCGCAGAACGATTTCGATCGGATCGTCTTCTTTGAGCACGCGCGCAAGACCGCGGAGGTCGTTTACGCCAAGAACCCCCTCGATGCCGAT AATCTCACGAGATGGGGCGGAGCACTTCTTGAACTATCCTCGTTTCAGAGTGGTAGCGACTCCATAAAGATGGTCGAAG ATGCTGTATCGAAACTGGAGGAAGCCTTGGAGGTGAATCCAAGCAAGCATGATACTCTTTGGTGCTTGGGAAACGCCCATACATCTCATGCTTTCTACACACCGGATCACGAGGCTGCTAAGGTTGAATTTGACAAGGCAGCTCAGTGCTTCCGGCAGGCTGTGGAGTTG TTTTCTTGTAGGATCCTGGGAATGAGCTGTATCTTAAGTCACTGGAATTATCAAACAAG GCACCTGAATTGCATCAAGAACTCCAAAGGCAGATGGCAAGTCAGCAAGCTTCACAAGGAGCAACCACTGCTTCGAGTATGA